A single region of the Nitrosomonas sp. Is79A3 genome encodes:
- a CDS encoding transposase — protein MSSSEARRIHIEAWQTSGKSQAAYCREHGLNTKTFGNWVRKHRAGQVIRPPALVPVTIKPMPAPTSTLRLRGQGNHVLELPSTVSPHWLGELLKCL, from the coding sequence ATGTCATCATCAGAAGCGCGACGAATTCATATCGAAGCATGGCAAACCAGCGGTAAGTCTCAGGCGGCTTATTGCCGGGAACATGGTTTGAATACCAAGACGTTTGGCAATTGGGTTCGCAAGCATCGTGCCGGTCAGGTTATCCGGCCGCCTGCGTTGGTCCCGGTCACGATCAAACCGATGCCTGCACCGACGAGCACGCTACGTCTTCGCGGTCAAGGCAATCATGTGTTGGAGCTGCCATCGACGGTTTCGCCGCATTGGCTGGGGGAGTTGTTGAAGTGTCTTTGA
- the tnpB gene encoding IS66 family insertion sequence element accessory protein TnpB (TnpB, as the term is used for proteins encoded by IS66 family insertion elements, is considered an accessory protein, since TnpC, encoded by a neighboring gene, is a DDE family transposase.) has translation MSLIANPGKIWLMVEPVDMRRGIDGLSVLVEQALQRSPCAGSAFVFCNRAGNRIKVLLWDGTGVWLCQRRLHQGRFVWGRSDTGGMELTALQWEWLIAGVDWCRLGLQSCARKYS, from the coding sequence GTGTCTTTGATTGCGAATCCAGGGAAGATTTGGTTGATGGTTGAGCCGGTGGATATGCGTCGCGGCATTGACGGATTGTCGGTATTGGTGGAGCAGGCGTTGCAGCGCTCGCCTTGTGCGGGTTCGGCGTTTGTGTTTTGCAATCGCGCGGGCAATCGCATCAAAGTGCTGCTGTGGGACGGCACCGGCGTGTGGTTGTGCCAGCGGCGCTTGCATCAGGGACGGTTCGTTTGGGGGCGTTCGGATACGGGCGGGATGGAACTGACTGCGTTGCAATGGGAGTGGTTGATTGCCGGGGTGGATTGGTGTCGTTTGGGGTTGCAATCCTGCGCAAGAAAATATAGCTGA
- a CDS encoding IS66 family transposase, translating to MKTHAKQSIELDHLNLTPEAKTEVSNLIQSLLTQAQNELKLLEAKNQALKLELAHLRRIRFGAKSEALSQPQFSLFEEDWQTDAAAIEAEIEQLPLPVPQKPKRARAGRQPLPDHLPRIEHRHEPESCQCKQCGSDLVKIGEDVSEQLDVKPAEFFVHRHIRPQYACRACETVVAEPVPPAVIDGSMATPGLLAWITICKYLDHLPLYRIAQIAAREGVTLSLSTLAEWIGRVGVALQPLVDRLILHLLHGSVLHADETPVAQLDPGSGRTQRAYLWAYRSNDFELGPRIIVFDYQTSRSGKHAQNFLNSWQGHLLVDDYGGYKALFSKTASPCTELGCWAHARRKFFDLHQANASTVAYEVLQRIGGLYAVEAEGKHLSTEARQILRAEKSLPILQSLHDWLLQTRAQTANGGGTAKAIDYTLKRWQSLIRYASSGHLPIDNNPVENTIRPIALGKKNWLFTGSERAGKRAAAIQTLLGTAKLNGLNPAQWLADTLEKLPTWPNSRIDELLPLAPEDIEALLKECE from the coding sequence ATGAAAACGCACGCAAAACAGTCAATCGAATTAGATCATTTGAACCTCACGCCGGAAGCTAAAACCGAGGTATCGAACCTTATTCAATCACTGCTTACGCAAGCACAAAACGAGCTCAAACTGCTGGAAGCGAAGAATCAGGCACTGAAGCTGGAACTGGCACATTTGCGCCGCATTCGTTTCGGCGCGAAGAGCGAAGCACTGTCGCAGCCACAATTCAGCCTGTTCGAAGAAGACTGGCAAACTGATGCGGCGGCGATCGAAGCGGAAATCGAGCAACTGCCGCTGCCGGTTCCGCAAAAACCCAAGCGTGCACGCGCTGGGCGCCAACCTCTGCCGGATCACCTGCCACGCATCGAACACCGGCATGAACCGGAATCTTGCCAATGCAAACAGTGCGGCAGCGATCTGGTAAAAATCGGCGAAGACGTCAGCGAACAACTGGACGTCAAACCCGCCGAATTCTTCGTGCACCGTCACATCCGCCCGCAATACGCCTGCCGGGCTTGCGAAACCGTGGTCGCGGAACCGGTTCCGCCCGCGGTGATCGACGGCAGTATGGCAACACCCGGACTGCTTGCTTGGATCACGATCTGCAAATACCTCGATCACCTGCCGCTGTATCGCATCGCACAAATCGCCGCCCGGGAAGGTGTCACTTTATCGCTTTCCACGTTGGCGGAATGGATCGGACGTGTAGGCGTGGCACTACAACCGCTGGTTGACCGGCTGATTTTGCACTTATTGCATGGCTCTGTGTTACACGCCGACGAAACCCCGGTGGCGCAACTTGATCCCGGCAGCGGAAGAACGCAACGCGCCTATCTGTGGGCGTATCGCAGTAACGATTTTGAGTTGGGGCCGCGCATCATCGTATTCGACTACCAAACCAGCCGTAGTGGCAAACATGCGCAAAACTTCCTCAACAGCTGGCAAGGCCACTTGCTGGTAGACGACTATGGCGGTTACAAGGCTTTATTCTCCAAAACAGCATCACCCTGCACTGAATTAGGGTGCTGGGCGCACGCGCGCCGCAAATTCTTCGACCTGCACCAAGCCAATGCCAGCACCGTCGCGTATGAGGTGTTGCAGCGCATAGGCGGACTTTACGCCGTCGAAGCCGAAGGCAAGCACTTATCGACCGAAGCCCGGCAGATACTACGTGCAGAAAAAAGCCTGCCGATCCTGCAATCGTTGCACGACTGGTTACTGCAAACTCGCGCCCAAACTGCCAATGGCGGCGGCACCGCCAAAGCCATCGACTACACCTTGAAGCGCTGGCAAAGCCTAATCCGCTACGCCAGCAGCGGACACCTGCCGATTGACAACAACCCCGTCGAAAACACTATTCGCCCCATCGCGCTCGGCAAGAAAAACTGGCTGTTCACCGGCTCCGAACGCGCCGGAAAACGTGCCGCCGCCATTCAAACCCTACTCGGCACCGCAAAACTCAACGGCCTCAACCCCGCACAATGGCTAGCCGACACCCTCGAAAAACTCCCCACCTGGCCTAATAGCCGAATCGATGAATTGCTACCGCTTGCACCGGAGGATATTGAAGCATTGTTGAAGGAATGTGAGTAG